In one Corallococcus sp. EGB genomic region, the following are encoded:
- a CDS encoding CHASE2 domain-containing protein — protein sequence MAGETWKTIQERWRHHGLLMLGVAVAATLVAWAFESSPLMEDAEHSAYDHALRTYTAGRARSDQVVVVAIDQSTIDAISQDAQLQANFGNWPYTRTLWARVAQELKAAGARAVLFDAVMDERASDESSDLGFAQVLRETGLPFYVGVVSSGAAKPLVRADFQAPVPLTAPEAPPPAEPPGDTFPEEFEDAPAPATPALTPEVLARALAFPVSREGGGPLRPLQTASSPPRHPVPPTPALVGAVNGFGLVDTEADPDGFMRRTFFAYTDGINTYTTLPVRMMADLLGAKEVTFSGRTLRLGGRTWPVDADGSAALDYGGALHERFQLVPLISVLNDWIHRAHGERVKLPADTFQGKVVVIGGTAVGVNDIKATPFSATQPGLVKQATVVDTLLSGTFITRAPPAVNLALTFLMALVSVVLLMTARWTLLEVVWPLALVQGLLVLTGLLLKTAHTHVLMAMPALAGVGASVAALAFNHLVANRETQFIRQAFHRFMEPKLVEQMIRSRQLPRLDGENKEITAFFSDIRGFSTFSERFKEDPRQLVRILNTYLTTVSGALLREGGCLDKYIGDAVVCLFGAPMAQEDHAVRACRGALAAKAAVDALREDFRQKGFPDVFTRIGVNSAVNFVGNFGSDQLFSYTAIGDGMNLAARLEGANKAYGSVIMIGPRTYELAKEHIEVRELDRVRVAGKTEAVTVYELLALKGQLDAATRHTVARYHEALGLYREARFAEAAAVLEAEAARSPEDGPTAKLLERCREYREAPPENFDGVANLEK from the coding sequence GTGGCGGGTGAGACGTGGAAGACCATCCAGGAACGTTGGCGCCATCACGGGCTCCTGATGCTGGGGGTCGCGGTGGCGGCCACCCTCGTCGCGTGGGCGTTCGAGTCGAGCCCCTTGATGGAGGACGCGGAGCACAGCGCGTATGACCACGCGCTGCGCACGTATACGGCCGGGCGCGCCCGGTCCGACCAGGTGGTCGTGGTGGCCATCGACCAGAGCACCATCGATGCCATCAGCCAGGACGCGCAGCTCCAGGCCAACTTCGGCAACTGGCCGTACACGCGCACGCTCTGGGCGCGCGTCGCGCAGGAGCTGAAGGCCGCGGGCGCGAGGGCCGTGCTGTTCGACGCGGTGATGGACGAGCGGGCGTCCGACGAGTCCTCCGACCTGGGCTTCGCGCAGGTGCTGCGCGAGACGGGCCTGCCCTTCTACGTGGGAGTGGTGAGCAGCGGCGCCGCGAAGCCGCTCGTCCGCGCGGACTTCCAGGCCCCCGTGCCGCTGACCGCGCCAGAGGCCCCGCCCCCGGCCGAGCCTCCCGGCGACACGTTCCCGGAGGAGTTCGAGGACGCCCCGGCTCCCGCCACGCCCGCGCTGACGCCCGAGGTCCTGGCGCGGGCGCTCGCCTTCCCGGTGAGCAGGGAGGGAGGGGGGCCGCTGCGCCCGCTCCAGACGGCGTCATCACCGCCCCGCCATCCGGTGCCCCCGACGCCCGCGCTGGTGGGAGCGGTGAACGGGTTCGGGCTGGTGGACACGGAGGCGGATCCGGACGGCTTCATGCGCCGCACGTTCTTCGCGTACACGGACGGCATCAACACCTACACGACGCTGCCGGTGCGCATGATGGCGGACCTGCTGGGCGCGAAGGAGGTCACGTTCTCCGGCCGCACGCTCCGCCTGGGCGGGCGCACGTGGCCCGTGGACGCGGACGGCAGCGCCGCGCTGGACTACGGCGGCGCGCTGCATGAGCGCTTCCAGCTGGTGCCCCTCATCTCCGTGCTGAACGATTGGATCCACCGCGCCCACGGTGAGCGCGTGAAGCTGCCCGCGGACACGTTCCAGGGGAAGGTCGTCGTCATCGGGGGCACGGCGGTAGGCGTCAACGACATCAAGGCCACGCCCTTCTCCGCCACACAGCCGGGCCTCGTGAAGCAGGCCACGGTGGTGGACACGCTGTTGTCGGGGACGTTCATCACCCGCGCGCCCCCGGCCGTGAACCTGGCCCTGACGTTCCTCATGGCGCTGGTGTCCGTGGTGCTGCTGATGACGGCGCGCTGGACGCTGCTGGAGGTGGTCTGGCCGCTGGCGCTGGTGCAGGGGCTGCTCGTGCTCACGGGCCTGCTGCTCAAGACCGCGCACACGCACGTGCTGATGGCGATGCCGGCGCTGGCGGGCGTGGGCGCCAGCGTGGCGGCGCTGGCGTTCAACCACCTGGTGGCCAACCGCGAGACGCAGTTCATCCGGCAGGCGTTCCACCGCTTCATGGAGCCCAAGCTGGTGGAGCAGATGATCCGCTCGCGGCAGCTGCCGCGCCTGGATGGGGAGAACAAGGAGATCACCGCGTTCTTCAGCGACATCCGCGGCTTCTCCACCTTCAGCGAGCGCTTCAAGGAGGACCCGCGCCAGCTGGTGCGCATCCTCAACACGTACCTCACGACGGTGAGCGGGGCGCTGCTGCGCGAGGGCGGGTGCCTGGACAAGTACATCGGCGACGCGGTGGTGTGCCTCTTCGGCGCGCCCATGGCCCAGGAGGACCACGCCGTGCGCGCGTGCCGGGGGGCGTTGGCGGCGAAGGCGGCGGTGGACGCGCTGCGCGAGGACTTCCGCCAGAAGGGGTTCCCGGACGTGTTCACGCGCATCGGCGTGAACAGCGCGGTGAACTTCGTGGGCAACTTCGGCAGCGACCAGCTCTTCAGCTACACGGCCATTGGCGACGGCATGAACCTGGCCGCGCGCCTGGAGGGCGCGAACAAGGCCTACGGGTCCGTCATCATGATTGGCCCACGCACCTACGAGCTGGCGAAGGAGCACATCGAGGTGCGCGAGCTGGACCGGGTGCGCGTGGCGGGCAAGACGGAGGCCGTCACGGTGTACGAGCTGCTCGCGCTCAAGGGCCAGCTGGACGCGGCCACCCGGCACACGGTGGCGCGCTACCACGAGGCCTTGGGGCTGTACCGCGAGGCGCGCTTCGCGGAGGCGGCGGCGGTGCTGGAGGCGGAGGCCGCGCGGTCGCCGGAGGACGGTCCCACGGCGAAGCTGCTGGAGCGCTGCCGCGAGTACCGGGAGGCGCCTCCGGAGAATTTCGACGGCGTCGCGAATCTGGAGAAGTGA
- a CDS encoding biopolymer transporter ExbD, with product MAGTLGGGGGRRGGTISNINVTPLVDVVLVLLIILMVSSTYIVAQTLKVQLPRASSSDGMAEKPTTVVVQKDGKLLMDEQPAEEAVVRERLTAAVKANPDMNLVVSADKDTPHGAVVHIIDLAKVTGITHFAINVQAD from the coding sequence ATGGCCGGCACGCTCGGAGGAGGCGGGGGCCGCCGCGGCGGCACGATCTCCAACATCAACGTCACGCCCCTGGTCGACGTGGTGCTGGTGCTGCTCATCATCCTGATGGTGTCCTCGACGTACATCGTGGCGCAGACGCTCAAGGTGCAGCTGCCGCGCGCCTCCAGCTCGGACGGCATGGCGGAGAAGCCCACCACGGTGGTGGTCCAGAAGGACGGCAAGCTGCTGATGGACGAGCAGCCGGCGGAGGAGGCCGTGGTGCGCGAGCGCCTGACGGCCGCGGTGAAGGCAAACCCGGACATGAACCTGGTCGTGAGCGCGGACAAGGACACGCCGCATGGCGCGGTGGTGCACATCATCGACCTGGCGAAGGTGACCGGCATCACCCACTTCGCCATCAACGTGCAGGCCGACTGA
- a CDS encoding PAS domain S-box protein — protein MAGGAARELEAILDAAVDPIIACGPDEHILHVNAATERLLGWDREQLLGRPVTDLFPLRLHRFHGLSLPRYLLSRRRALGGRPTRVFARRRDGVELLVEMTVGASGTDGWERIVLTLRRLHEVIDSLEEPVEHIPGGPDVASPPETADRLYRLLVENAPLGIFHFDRMPIITACNERFAGVIGTSKRNLVGLNLLTLQDERIMACVRESLAGRPCDYEGNYRSVTSGKETPVRVRFAPCYAEDGSVEGGVGIVEDITERRRVEAEREENLAQLDLLFRGAPVGIGFLDTRLRYVRVNETLARINGIPAEAHVGHTLPELLGEPGAIAVQGPAYVLRTGEPLVDQESTSDDDLGAPGPRRWFRGNFYPVRTPDGRVLGVGVLVEDITERRRAEEERAQLYREAREAVRVRDDFLSIASHELKTPLTPLSLRLATLERRLERGEQLEPSVLRHARHQLTRLTGLINDLLDASRIEAGRLALHPEATRFDLLVEHMLGSLEAQKGNHTFEFERPPEPISVHGDTFRLEQVVSNLLENALKYSPDGGTIRVRLSLSDDLALLSVTDPGIGIPEDQQQQLFDRYFRARNASTRSYGGLGLGLYISRDIVERHGGRIWVESTPGRGSTFYVALPTLSAARPALPQVWPDRHLH, from the coding sequence ATGGCCGGAGGAGCCGCACGGGAGCTGGAAGCCATCTTGGACGCCGCGGTGGACCCCATCATCGCGTGCGGTCCGGACGAGCACATCCTGCATGTCAACGCGGCGACGGAGCGGCTGCTGGGCTGGGACCGCGAGCAGCTGCTGGGCAGGCCCGTCACCGACCTCTTCCCGCTTCGCCTGCACCGCTTCCACGGCCTCAGCCTGCCGCGCTACCTGCTGTCGCGCCGGAGGGCGCTCGGCGGGCGGCCCACGCGCGTCTTCGCCAGGCGGCGCGACGGCGTGGAGCTGCTGGTGGAGATGACCGTGGGCGCTTCCGGCACGGATGGCTGGGAGCGCATCGTGCTCACGCTGCGCCGGCTGCACGAGGTCATTGACTCGCTGGAGGAGCCGGTGGAGCACATCCCCGGCGGCCCGGACGTGGCCTCGCCCCCGGAGACGGCGGACCGGCTCTACCGGCTGCTCGTGGAGAACGCGCCCCTGGGCATCTTCCACTTCGACCGCATGCCCATCATCACCGCGTGCAACGAGCGCTTCGCGGGCGTCATCGGCACGTCGAAGCGCAACCTGGTGGGCCTGAACCTCCTCACGCTCCAGGACGAGCGCATCATGGCCTGCGTGCGCGAGTCCCTGGCCGGCCGGCCCTGCGACTACGAAGGCAACTACCGCTCGGTCACCTCCGGCAAGGAGACGCCCGTGCGCGTGCGCTTCGCCCCCTGCTACGCCGAGGACGGCTCCGTGGAGGGCGGCGTCGGCATCGTGGAGGACATCACCGAGCGCCGCCGTGTGGAGGCCGAGCGCGAGGAGAACCTGGCCCAGCTGGACCTGCTCTTCCGCGGCGCGCCGGTGGGCATCGGCTTCCTGGACACGCGCCTGCGCTACGTGCGCGTCAACGAGACGCTCGCCCGCATCAACGGCATCCCAGCGGAGGCGCACGTCGGCCACACGCTGCCGGAGCTGCTCGGCGAGCCTGGCGCCATCGCGGTGCAGGGGCCCGCGTACGTGCTGCGCACCGGCGAGCCCCTGGTGGACCAGGAGTCCACCTCCGACGACGACCTGGGCGCCCCCGGCCCCCGGCGCTGGTTCCGCGGCAACTTCTATCCCGTGCGCACCCCCGACGGCCGCGTGCTGGGCGTGGGCGTGCTCGTGGAGGACATCACCGAGCGCCGGCGCGCGGAGGAGGAGCGCGCGCAGCTGTACCGCGAGGCCCGCGAGGCCGTCCGCGTGCGCGACGACTTCCTCTCCATCGCGAGCCATGAACTGAAGACGCCGCTGACGCCGCTGAGCCTGCGCCTGGCCACGCTGGAGCGCCGCCTGGAGCGCGGCGAGCAGTTGGAACCCAGCGTGCTGCGCCACGCGCGCCACCAGCTCACGCGCCTCACCGGTCTCATCAACGACCTGCTGGACGCGTCGCGCATCGAGGCCGGCCGGCTGGCGCTGCACCCCGAGGCCACGCGCTTCGACCTGCTGGTGGAGCACATGCTCGGCAGCCTGGAGGCCCAGAAGGGCAACCACACCTTCGAGTTCGAACGTCCCCCGGAGCCCATCTCCGTCCATGGCGACACGTTCCGGCTGGAGCAGGTGGTTTCCAACCTGCTGGAGAACGCGCTCAAGTACAGCCCGGACGGCGGCACCATCCGCGTGCGTCTGTCATTGAGCGACGACCTCGCGTTGCTGTCCGTGACGGACCCGGGCATCGGCATCCCGGAGGACCAGCAGCAGCAGCTCTTCGACCGCTACTTCCGCGCGCGCAACGCGTCCACCCGCTCCTACGGCGGGCTGGGCCTGGGCCTCTACATCAGCCGCGACATCGTGGAGCGCCACGGCGGCCGCATCTGGGTGGAGAGCACGCCGGGACGCGGGTCGACGTTCTACGTCGCGCTGCCGACACTCTCCGCCGCGAGGCCCGCCCTGCCGCAGGTGTGGCCGGATCGCCACCTCCACTGA
- a CDS encoding TspO/MBR family protein, producing the protein MQLSELGGSEGLERNATLNRESLVALGAFGALTAGAVFLNARTTREAVEGRWYKRLKKPSFQPPRQAFGPVWTALYGLIAVSGWRIWGSPAGAQRSRALGLWFVQLGLNVAWSHLFFRKRQLKAAAVENWVLLGSIAAYTAAASRVDRKAPWFMAPYLGWVSFANVLSTDIARLNA; encoded by the coding sequence ATGCAGCTCAGCGAGCTGGGAGGCTCCGAGGGCCTGGAACGCAACGCCACGCTCAACCGTGAATCACTGGTGGCGCTGGGCGCCTTCGGCGCGCTCACCGCGGGCGCGGTCTTCCTCAACGCGCGCACCACCCGCGAGGCCGTGGAGGGGCGCTGGTACAAGCGGCTGAAGAAGCCGTCGTTCCAGCCGCCGCGACAGGCGTTCGGGCCGGTGTGGACGGCGCTCTACGGGCTCATCGCCGTCTCTGGCTGGCGCATCTGGGGCTCGCCGGCGGGCGCGCAGCGCTCGCGCGCGCTGGGGCTGTGGTTCGTGCAGCTGGGACTCAATGTCGCCTGGTCCCACCTGTTCTTCCGCAAGCGCCAGCTCAAGGCCGCGGCGGTGGAGAACTGGGTGCTGCTGGGCAGCATCGCGGCGTATACCGCCGCCGCCAGCCGCGTGGACCGCAAGGCGCCCTGGTTCATGGCCCCGTATCTGGGCTGGGTGTCCTTCGCCAACGTGCTGTCGACGGATATCGCGCGGCTCAATGCTTGA
- a CDS encoding M1 family aminopeptidase, with amino-acid sequence MRCCHRHAPAATGSSDPHPFSLPGATEHYAAPRPVRAEHVRIELDLDFPQRTLSGTCTTRVSAVRAVSTVTFDAVDLDVTDARVDGRSVSFSNSGAHVRVELPRALDAGQACDIALTYRARPRRGLYFWGPDAGYPDRPLQAWTQGQDTDARCWFPCLDAPAQKATSEVIATFPAHMTSLSNGALVSDVTTGGRRTQHHRMAQPHAPYLVTLVVGEFDEATDTAGTTPLRYLFPKGRREDALRCVSRTPQMIAAYESLTGEPFPWSGYAQVFVTEFILGGMEHTTATTLVDTVLHDARAHQDYNPEPLISHELAHQWFGDLLTCRDWPHGWLNEGFATYFEVLWKERGDNRDEADHHRALDLEAYLSETRERYARPIVARKFHAPMDLFDRHLYEKGGLVLHELRRRVGDELFVRALRHYVASHRHGVVETVDLARAFEEATGHNLDPVFDQYVFSPGHPELKVEVRYEADDARLRIAVRQTQRTDSGTPVFRLPLEVVVTVNGEDTRHRLDITDAEHRFHLPCPTAPTQVRVDPRRDVLGTLDVDKAVGLWREELENAPEARASTEAAHALGKDGGLRSVEALGRALKDVKRFWATRAACAKALGRIRTPEARALLLGAVATEHPRVRRAVVAALGEFRHDLEVAGSLRALLGAGDPSYFVEAEAARSLGRVRAPDALPLLEAAASRPSFQDVIGAAAMDGLSETQDAAAFPVAVARTAYGQPPFLRRAAVGAVAKLAEVANRKREAVDLFAHLLRDPQFRMQLAVCDAATTLGDRRLLPALEGTTFSDPRTRRFAREAVRALREGAPQAREVASLREELDALKQETRTLREKLEALTLNMRPAAPDAKPARKRAAKRARPTPPKRRR; translated from the coding sequence ATGCGCTGCTGCCACCGCCACGCCCCCGCCGCCACCGGGTCCTCCGACCCGCATCCGTTCAGCCTCCCCGGCGCCACCGAGCACTACGCCGCGCCCCGCCCCGTGCGCGCCGAGCACGTGCGCATCGAGCTGGACCTGGACTTCCCCCAGCGCACCCTGTCCGGCACCTGCACCACCCGCGTGTCCGCCGTCCGCGCCGTGTCCACCGTCACCTTCGACGCCGTGGACCTGGACGTCACCGACGCGCGCGTCGACGGCCGCTCCGTCTCCTTCTCCAACTCCGGCGCCCATGTGCGCGTGGAGCTGCCGCGCGCGCTCGACGCGGGCCAGGCGTGCGACATCGCGCTCACCTACCGCGCCCGCCCGCGCCGCGGGCTCTACTTCTGGGGTCCCGACGCGGGCTACCCGGACCGCCCGCTCCAGGCGTGGACGCAGGGGCAGGACACCGACGCGCGCTGCTGGTTCCCCTGCCTGGACGCGCCCGCGCAGAAGGCCACGTCGGAGGTCATCGCCACCTTCCCGGCGCACATGACGTCGCTGTCCAACGGCGCGCTCGTCAGCGACGTCACCACCGGCGGCCGGCGCACGCAGCACCACCGCATGGCGCAGCCGCACGCGCCCTACCTCGTCACGCTGGTGGTGGGCGAGTTCGACGAGGCCACCGACACCGCCGGCACCACGCCGCTGCGCTACCTGTTCCCCAAGGGCCGCCGCGAGGACGCGCTCCGGTGCGTATCGCGCACGCCCCAGATGATCGCCGCGTATGAGTCCCTCACCGGCGAGCCCTTCCCGTGGAGCGGCTACGCGCAGGTGTTCGTCACGGAGTTCATCCTGGGCGGCATGGAGCACACCACCGCCACCACGCTGGTGGACACCGTGCTGCACGACGCGCGGGCGCACCAGGACTACAACCCGGAGCCGCTCATCTCCCACGAGCTGGCGCACCAGTGGTTCGGCGACCTGCTCACCTGCCGCGACTGGCCCCACGGCTGGCTCAACGAGGGCTTCGCCACCTACTTCGAGGTGCTCTGGAAGGAGCGCGGGGACAATCGGGACGAGGCCGACCACCACCGGGCGCTCGACCTGGAGGCCTACCTCTCCGAGACGCGCGAGCGCTACGCGCGCCCCATCGTCGCGCGGAAGTTCCACGCGCCCATGGACCTGTTCGACCGCCACCTCTACGAGAAGGGCGGCCTGGTGCTCCACGAGCTGCGCCGCCGCGTGGGGGATGAGCTCTTCGTGCGCGCCCTGCGCCACTACGTCGCCTCCCACCGCCACGGCGTGGTGGAGACGGTGGACCTGGCGCGCGCCTTCGAGGAGGCCACCGGCCACAACCTGGACCCCGTCTTCGACCAGTACGTCTTCTCCCCCGGCCACCCGGAGCTGAAGGTGGAGGTCCGCTACGAGGCGGACGACGCGCGCCTGCGCATCGCCGTGCGCCAGACGCAGCGCACGGACTCGGGCACGCCCGTCTTCCGCCTGCCGCTGGAGGTGGTCGTCACGGTGAACGGCGAGGACACGCGCCACCGGCTGGACATCACGGACGCGGAGCACCGCTTCCACCTGCCCTGCCCCACCGCGCCCACGCAGGTGCGCGTGGATCCGCGCCGCGACGTGCTGGGCACGCTGGACGTGGACAAGGCCGTGGGGCTGTGGCGCGAGGAGCTGGAGAACGCGCCGGAGGCCCGCGCGAGCACGGAGGCGGCGCACGCGCTGGGGAAGGACGGAGGCCTGAGGTCGGTGGAGGCGCTGGGCCGAGCGCTGAAGGACGTGAAGCGCTTCTGGGCCACCCGCGCCGCGTGCGCGAAGGCGCTGGGCCGCATCCGCACGCCGGAGGCCCGCGCGCTGCTCCTGGGCGCGGTCGCCACGGAGCACCCGCGCGTGCGCCGCGCCGTCGTCGCCGCGCTGGGCGAGTTCCGCCACGACCTGGAGGTGGCCGGGAGCCTGCGCGCGCTGCTGGGGGCCGGGGACCCCAGCTACTTCGTGGAGGCGGAGGCCGCGCGGAGCCTGGGCCGCGTGCGCGCGCCGGACGCGCTGCCCCTGCTGGAGGCCGCGGCCTCGAGGCCGTCGTTCCAGGACGTCATCGGCGCGGCCGCGATGGACGGGCTCTCGGAGACGCAGGACGCGGCGGCGTTCCCGGTGGCCGTGGCGCGCACGGCGTATGGCCAGCCTCCGTTCCTGCGCCGCGCGGCCGTGGGCGCGGTGGCGAAGCTGGCGGAGGTGGCGAACCGCAAGCGCGAGGCGGTGGACCTCTTCGCCCACCTGCTGCGCGACCCGCAGTTCCGCATGCAGCTGGCGGTCTGCGACGCGGCCACCACGCTGGGCGACCGGCGCCTGCTGCCCGCACTGGAGGGCACGACCTTCAGCGACCCGCGCACGCGCCGCTTCGCCCGTGAAGCCGTGCGCGCCCTGCGCGAAGGCGCCCCCCAGGCCCGCGAGGTCGCGTCCCTGCGCGAGGAGCTGGACGCGCTCAAGCAGGAGACGCGCACGCTGCGCGAGAAGCTGGAGGCGCTCACGCTCAACATGCGCCCCGCCGCCCCCGACGCGAAGCCCGCGCGCAAGCGCGCGGCGAAGCGCGCCCGCCCGACGCCTCCCAAGCGCCGGCGCTAG
- a CDS encoding J domain-containing protein, with protein MQAVLYFSDKQVREKLFAFVDAAQGLLLVTGVRHDAGMTRPPQAREPFAALEDLFGEVLAQVIVADEGTTEGMWRDPLGDLGDRLYPDDKKRAYVAATGYVLLEGGRPRAVVRKHSSPAEDVWFLQEALSRLSPGIPAPDPAKRPGHRRPEPAPRAPPRYRPANDEATPPRGSRAVNPPPAPPEPKDPWTVLGIARGTPRDEARKAFRALVAQYHPDKVAHLAPEFHALAERKTREILDAWEALERDAG; from the coding sequence GTGCAGGCCGTTCTCTACTTCTCCGACAAGCAGGTGCGCGAGAAGCTCTTCGCCTTCGTGGACGCGGCGCAGGGGCTGCTGCTGGTGACCGGCGTGCGCCACGACGCGGGGATGACGCGTCCACCCCAGGCGCGCGAGCCCTTCGCGGCGTTGGAGGACCTGTTCGGGGAGGTGCTGGCGCAGGTCATCGTGGCGGACGAGGGCACCACGGAGGGCATGTGGCGCGACCCGCTGGGGGACCTGGGCGACCGGCTCTACCCGGACGACAAGAAGCGCGCCTACGTGGCGGCCACGGGCTACGTGTTGCTGGAGGGAGGCAGGCCGCGCGCGGTGGTGCGCAAGCACTCCAGCCCCGCGGAGGACGTGTGGTTCCTCCAGGAGGCCCTGAGCCGCCTGTCCCCGGGCATCCCCGCCCCCGACCCCGCGAAGCGCCCGGGGCACCGCCGCCCGGAGCCCGCCCCCCGAGCGCCGCCGCGCTACAGGCCCGCGAATGATGAAGCCACGCCCCCGCGTGGAAGCCGTGCCGTGAATCCGCCGCCCGCCCCGCCCGAGCCGAAGGACCCCTGGACGGTGCTGGGCATCGCGCGGGGCACGCCCCGGGACGAGGCGCGCAAGGCCTTCCGCGCGCTCGTCGCGCAGTACCACCCGGACAAGGTGGCCCACCTGGCGCCGGAGTTCCACGCGCTCGCCGAACGCAAGACGCGCGAAATCCTGGACGCATGGGAGGCGCTGGAGCGCGACGCGGGCTAG
- a CDS encoding MotA/TolQ/ExbB proton channel family protein → MMLEKMHGAVQMGSTAVLWLLIALSVLSVGVVVDRIVYFHKRRVDPRKLGRALVERLRAGDVAGARAVLAHHKSIEAQVLTEALEWYADGADAVAEILGSGLKDRRPQFESGLLFLGTLANNSPFIGLFGTVLGIITAFKELGSAQAGGGGMGNVMGGIAEALIATAVGILVALPAVVAFNYFQKKCTEVEDNVATLGGQLLAHLRSAHPARAPSEAPANGAAALAARSPVREREVQT, encoded by the coding sequence ATGATGTTGGAGAAGATGCATGGCGCGGTGCAGATGGGCAGCACCGCGGTGCTGTGGCTGTTGATTGCCCTGTCGGTGCTGTCGGTGGGCGTGGTGGTGGACCGCATCGTGTACTTCCACAAGCGCCGGGTGGACCCGCGCAAGCTGGGCCGCGCGCTGGTGGAGCGGCTGCGCGCCGGGGACGTGGCGGGCGCGCGCGCGGTGCTCGCCCACCACAAGAGCATCGAGGCGCAGGTGCTGACCGAGGCGCTGGAGTGGTACGCGGACGGCGCGGACGCGGTGGCGGAGATCCTCGGCAGCGGCCTGAAGGACCGGCGGCCGCAGTTCGAGTCCGGGCTGCTCTTCCTGGGCACGCTGGCCAACAACTCGCCCTTCATCGGCCTGTTCGGCACGGTGCTCGGCATCATCACCGCCTTCAAGGAGCTGGGCAGCGCCCAGGCCGGGGGCGGAGGCATGGGCAACGTCATGGGCGGCATCGCCGAGGCGCTCATCGCCACGGCGGTGGGCATCCTCGTGGCGCTGCCGGCGGTGGTGGCCTTCAACTACTTCCAGAAGAAGTGCACCGAGGTGGAGGACAACGTGGCGACGCTCGGCGGCCAGCTGCTGGCCCACCTGCGCAGCGCGCACCCGGCGCGCGCCCCGTCCGAGGCGCCCGCCAACGGGGCTGCCGCGCTGGCCGCCAGGTCCCCCGTCCGTGAGCGCGAGGTGCAGACGTAA
- a CDS encoding OprO/OprP family phosphate-selective porin, giving the protein MSRSLNPQFSRRAHARLRGGAWPLVAAAVVATASTAWAQTPPEAPGGSGVSSPAGTQESPSIAAPPADGAGRSAADARLESLEQALAAEKSSRDAEVAALKLELERLRPAPPPALPEPKAGPVDFRLTGFLQSDGVLMRQSSEDELNPATGEPLNQTRFLIRRARVRAELTAPWISGALELDGNTVRGPAARLQAAEVSLRYQPDADAPPLAMATVGLFKIPWGHEVLESDRVRPFLERSNAASALFPGEYDLGAQLSGGWRFLRYAVGVMNGHPLGEKSFPGRAPLALKDVVGRLGVDTQLERVGVRAGVSYLVGHGFTRGVAATKDQVTWRDINEDGQVQLPEIQIIPGYPAQASQSFSRDAVGADLTVTVPVTERVTLQALGELYWASNLDRGFQVANPVGAGRALREQGYLVGLTAQVGPHLFGGVRYDFYDPDRDASEVRNGAQVVRTNALSTTAVVLGARLPPYGRVMVEYDHNTNALARTTSGAPTTLPDDALTVRGEVVF; this is encoded by the coding sequence ATGTCCCGCTCCCTGAATCCCCAGTTCTCTCGCCGCGCGCACGCCCGCCTTCGCGGGGGCGCGTGGCCGCTGGTCGCGGCCGCCGTGGTGGCCACCGCCAGCACCGCGTGGGCCCAGACGCCGCCCGAGGCCCCCGGGGGCAGCGGCGTCTCCTCACCCGCGGGAACCCAGGAGTCCCCGTCCATCGCCGCGCCGCCGGCCGATGGAGCGGGGAGGAGCGCGGCGGACGCGCGCCTCGAATCCCTCGAGCAGGCGCTCGCCGCCGAGAAGTCCAGCCGGGACGCGGAGGTGGCCGCCCTCAAGCTGGAGCTGGAGCGCCTGCGCCCCGCGCCGCCGCCCGCCCTTCCGGAGCCGAAGGCAGGCCCGGTGGACTTCCGGCTCACCGGCTTCCTCCAGTCCGACGGCGTGCTGATGCGCCAGTCCTCGGAGGACGAGCTGAACCCCGCCACGGGCGAGCCGCTCAACCAGACGCGCTTCCTCATCCGCCGCGCCCGCGTGCGCGCCGAGCTCACCGCGCCGTGGATCTCCGGCGCGCTCGAGCTGGACGGCAACACCGTCAGAGGCCCCGCCGCCCGCCTCCAGGCGGCCGAGGTCAGCCTGCGCTACCAGCCGGACGCGGACGCCCCGCCGCTGGCCATGGCCACCGTGGGCCTCTTCAAGATTCCCTGGGGCCACGAGGTGCTGGAGAGCGACCGCGTGCGCCCCTTCCTGGAGCGCAGCAACGCCGCCTCGGCCCTCTTCCCCGGCGAGTATGACCTGGGCGCGCAGCTGTCCGGCGGCTGGCGCTTCCTGCGCTACGCGGTGGGCGTGATGAACGGCCACCCCCTGGGCGAGAAGTCCTTCCCGGGACGCGCCCCGCTGGCCCTCAAGGACGTGGTGGGCCGCCTGGGCGTGGACACCCAGCTGGAGCGCGTCGGGGTGCGGGCCGGCGTCTCGTACCTCGTCGGCCACGGCTTCACCCGGGGCGTCGCCGCCACGAAGGACCAGGTGACCTGGCGCGACATCAACGAGGACGGCCAGGTGCAGCTGCCGGAGATTCAAATCATCCCCGGCTACCCGGCGCAGGCCTCGCAGTCCTTCTCCCGCGACGCGGTGGGCGCGGACCTCACGGTGACCGTGCCTGTCACGGAGCGGGTGACGCTGCAGGCCCTGGGCGAGCTGTACTGGGCCTCCAACCTCGACCGGGGCTTCCAGGTGGCGAACCCGGTGGGTGCCGGCCGCGCGCTGCGCGAGCAGGGCTATCTGGTGGGCCTCACCGCGCAGGTGGGCCCCCACCTCTTCGGCGGCGTGCGCTACGACTTCTACGACCCGGACCGGGACGCCAGCGAGGTGCGCAACGGCGCGCAGGTGGTGCGCACCAACGCGCTGTCCACCACCGCCGTGGTGCTGGGCGCGCGGCTGCCTCCCTACGGCCGGGTGATGGTGGAGTACGACCACAACACCAACGCGCTGGCGCGCACCACGAGCGGGGCCCCCACCACCCTGCCGGATGACGCGCTCACCGTGCGCGGCGAGGTGGTCTTCTGA